A genomic region of Myxosarcina sp. GI1 contains the following coding sequences:
- the dnaG gene encoding DNA primase — translation MSIPRLHPDTIEEVKQRVDIVDVISEHVVLRKRGKDYLGLCPFHNEKTPSFSVSQDKQLYYCFGCSEGGNTFKFLMEIGKQSFAEVVLDLARRYQVEIQTVEPEQRQELQRQLTLKEQLYEILAVAASFYRHALHQPQGEIALKYLVEQRKLQETTIDNFQLGYAPSGWETLYRYLVEQKRYPVNLVAEAGLIKERKNGKGYYDVFRDAVIIPILDTQSRIIGFGSRTLKEDNLPKYINSPETPLFDKSKTLFALDKAKSSISKEDRAVVVEGYFDAIALHEAGITNAVASLGTAFTSFQLKQLLRYTPSKQVVLNFDADNAGQKATERAIAEIEDLIYGGVVQLKILNLPDGKDADEFIKSNDDGVAIYSQSLDRAPLWLDWQIDRLVDNILEDGEGIKEIKNMQPYSLQQLAKGMVQLLDKLQDTNLRDRYLAYCADLLSQGDSRLLQQNLSSLSSQLKTLNRRIKPQKQTLQTRKKSAVIAPVQVATSPETELLQRAESLLLRIYIHCPQYRETIVNHLEDKDLLFNLSPHRFLWQQIIEIESSSIQTTEADTNFLLTELHTHSLNFPEAMAQLTKLFYLDEKTQEDIFRAEIRIAEAIASVEQVDRIKYQMYCSQQLQNLNPDTDLELIDYYYREIRDCSQKIKQLEQSRLAATQSVT, via the coding sequence GTGTCTATTCCCCGTCTGCATCCCGATACTATTGAAGAGGTAAAACAGCGAGTCGATATTGTCGATGTCATTTCAGAACACGTAGTGTTGCGGAAACGAGGTAAGGATTATTTAGGGTTATGCCCGTTTCACAACGAAAAAACTCCTAGCTTTAGCGTCAGCCAAGATAAACAGCTTTACTATTGTTTTGGCTGTAGTGAGGGGGGAAACACCTTTAAATTTCTGATGGAAATTGGCAAACAGTCTTTTGCCGAAGTGGTTCTCGATCTGGCTCGTCGCTACCAAGTTGAGATTCAAACTGTCGAACCAGAACAAAGACAAGAGTTACAGCGTCAGCTAACCCTTAAAGAACAACTTTACGAAATTTTGGCAGTTGCCGCTAGTTTCTACCGACACGCACTACATCAGCCACAGGGAGAAATAGCACTTAAATATCTTGTAGAACAGCGTAAGTTACAAGAAACCACGATCGATAATTTTCAGTTGGGCTATGCTCCTTCTGGCTGGGAAACTTTATATCGTTATTTAGTAGAGCAAAAACGCTATCCAGTAAATTTGGTTGCCGAAGCAGGATTAATCAAAGAACGAAAAAACGGTAAAGGTTATTATGATGTATTTCGCGATGCCGTAATAATTCCCATACTCGATACTCAGAGTCGGATTATTGGGTTTGGCAGTCGTACTCTTAAAGAGGATAACTTACCAAAATATATCAATTCTCCCGAAACGCCTCTGTTTGATAAAAGCAAAACCCTATTTGCTCTCGACAAAGCCAAAAGCAGCATCAGTAAAGAAGATCGCGCTGTGGTAGTAGAAGGTTACTTTGATGCGATCGCCCTACACGAAGCAGGTATTACCAATGCGGTTGCTTCTCTGGGTACGGCGTTTACTTCTTTTCAACTCAAACAGCTATTGCGCTACACTCCTTCCAAACAGGTAGTTCTCAATTTTGATGCTGACAATGCGGGTCAAAAAGCTACCGAAAGAGCGATCGCTGAAATTGAAGATTTAATCTATGGAGGAGTAGTACAGTTAAAAATACTCAATTTACCAGATGGTAAAGACGCAGACGAGTTTATTAAGAGTAATGATGATGGAGTAGCGATTTATTCTCAGTCTCTCGATCGCGCTCCTTTGTGGTTGGATTGGCAAATCGATCGCCTCGTCGATAATATCTTAGAGGACGGAGAAGGCATAAAAGAAATTAAAAATATGCAGCCTTATTCCCTTCAGCAGCTAGCTAAGGGAATGGTGCAACTATTAGATAAACTGCAAGATACCAACCTGCGCGATCGCTATCTGGCATACTGTGCCGATTTACTCAGTCAGGGAGACAGCAGACTCTTACAGCAAAATTTATCTAGTCTGAGTTCTCAACTAAAAACACTCAACCGCCGCATCAAACCACAAAAACAAACTCTACAAACTAGAAAAAAATCTGCTGTTATAGCACCCGTACAGGTAGCTACCAGTCCAGAAACAGAGTTGTTACAGCGTGCAGAATCTTTATTACTGCGTATTTATATTCACTGTCCCCAATATAGAGAAACAATAGTAAATCATCTAGAAGACAAAGATTTATTATTTAACTTATCCCCTCATCGATTTTTGTGGCAGCAAATAATTGAGATCGAGTCTAGCTCGATCCAGACGACAGAAGCGGATACAAATTTCTTGCTTACAGAATTACACACCCACAGCCTGAATTTTCCCGAAGCGATGGCGCAGTTAACCAAATTATTTTATCTCGATGAAAAAACCCAAGAAGATATTTTTCGTGCCGAAATTAGAATCGCCGAAGCGATCGCGTCGGTAGAACAAGTCGATCGCATTAAGTATCAAATGTACTGTAGCCAACAACTACAAAATCTCAACCCCGATACCGATCTAGAATTGATCGATTATTACTATCGAGAAATTCGTGATTGCAGTCAAAAAATCAAACAGCTAGAGCAAAGTCGTTTGGCTGCTACTCAATCGGTTACTTGA
- a CDS encoding DUF3598 family protein: MLSQWDCFLKNLGEWHGSFTRFSPAGVETEDTPSIVTIEGRDDNRAVHQVVRYLPHDEPPRDVVVDYSHNSLNRSILFFENGAFCQGSMQLAPYSQFGAEFGLIMGDRRLRTVILYNGLGQLERVVVIREKLPESKTPEQPALTVDSLIGNWQGEAITMYPDYRNPDIYNTELQITAKDSNHIEQKLAFGDRAITSQARIDGSRLLFENSNLPVQILLLPDGTSCNCPIEAKLGHKFVLETGWLWQPNKRQRLIRTYNEKGNWVNCTLVTEEKIE; encoded by the coding sequence ATGCTGTCTCAATGGGATTGTTTTCTAAAAAATTTAGGCGAATGGCATGGTTCGTTTACGCGCTTTTCACCAGCAGGAGTAGAAACTGAAGATACCCCTAGTATAGTAACCATAGAAGGACGAGACGATAATCGAGCCGTCCATCAGGTAGTTCGTTATCTCCCCCACGATGAGCCACCACGCGATGTAGTTGTAGACTATAGCCATAATTCTTTAAACCGCAGCATTCTCTTTTTTGAAAACGGTGCTTTTTGCCAGGGTAGTATGCAGCTGGCACCATATAGTCAGTTTGGTGCAGAGTTTGGCTTAATAATGGGCGATCGCCGCTTGCGAACAGTGATTCTTTACAATGGATTGGGGCAACTAGAAAGGGTAGTAGTAATTAGAGAAAAATTGCCTGAAAGTAAAACACCAGAACAACCAGCTTTGACTGTAGATAGTCTAATCGGAAACTGGCAAGGAGAAGCTATTACCATGTATCCCGATTATCGTAACCCCGACATTTATAACACGGAGTTGCAAATTACAGCAAAAGATAGTAACCACATCGAACAAAAATTAGCTTTTGGCGATCGCGCTATTACCTCTCAAGCCAGAATAGACGGTTCGCGATTATTATTTGAAAATAGTAATTTACCCGTACAAATTTTACTCTTACCTGATGGTACGTCCTGTAACTGCCCTATAGAAGCCAAACTCGGTCACAAATTTGTTTTAGAAACGGGTTGGCTATGGCAACCTAATAAAAGACAGAGACTGATTCGGACTTACAATGAAAAAGGCAATTGGGTCAACTGTACTTTAGTAACAGAAGAAAAGATTGAATAA
- a CDS encoding fructosamine kinase family protein, with protein sequence MWQQITKAINEATDKSFQINDTRSVGGGCINQCYKISGNNTSYFVKLNRATQLEMFIAEAVGLQQMYDTQTITIPEPICWGTVNDSCYLVLQWLDLGSGNGKAWELMGSQLAQMHKQGTSDRFGWDRDNTIGSTPQINTWEDNWSKFFAEHRIGYQLKLAKRKGGSFPDTNKVIAAVTEQLADRNPQPSLVHGDLWSGNAAVTADGEPVILDPATYYGDREVDIGMTEMFGGFPAAFYQGYNQTWQLDSGYQQRKTIYNLYHILNHFNIFGGGYGSQAQRMIRQIL encoded by the coding sequence ATGTGGCAACAAATTACCAAAGCAATAAATGAAGCAACCGACAAGTCTTTTCAAATTAACGATACTCGTTCGGTAGGCGGTGGCTGTATCAACCAGTGTTATAAAATTAGCGGCAATAACACCAGTTATTTTGTCAAACTCAATCGCGCTACGCAACTGGAGATGTTTATCGCCGAAGCGGTAGGACTGCAACAGATGTATGACACCCAAACTATTACCATACCTGAGCCTATATGTTGGGGAACGGTAAACGACTCTTGTTATTTGGTTTTGCAGTGGCTAGATCTAGGTAGCGGTAACGGCAAAGCCTGGGAACTGATGGGTTCTCAACTGGCACAAATGCACAAACAAGGAACGAGCGATCGCTTTGGTTGGGATCGAGATAATACTATCGGTTCTACACCCCAAATCAATACCTGGGAAGATAATTGGAGTAAATTCTTTGCCGAACACCGCATTGGCTATCAGTTAAAGTTAGCCAAACGTAAAGGCGGTAGTTTTCCCGATACCAATAAAGTAATTGCCGCTGTTACCGAACAACTAGCCGACAGAAACCCTCAGCCCTCTTTGGTTCACGGCGATCTGTGGTCGGGTAATGCTGCCGTTACTGCCGATGGCGAACCAGTAATTCTAGATCCTGCTACCTATTATGGCGATCGCGAGGTAGATATTGGTATGACTGAAATGTTTGGCGGTTTTCCCGCAGCTTTCTATCAGGGTTACAACCAAACCTGGCAGTTAGACAGCGGTTATCAGCAACGCAAAACAATTTACAACTTGTACCATATTCTCAATCACTTCAATATTTTTGGCGGTGGTTATGGTTCTCAGGCGCAAAGAATGATTCGACAAATACTTTAG